The proteins below are encoded in one region of Sphingobacteriales bacterium:
- a CDS encoding DEAD/DEAH box helicase, with protein MEGFRALGLSEDILEALEKKGYEVPTPIQEQTIPLLLNGNLDIVGQAQTGTGKTAAFGLPILERFDSTQRSVQALVLAPTRELAIQTAEEIKSFKGSKRIWITTVYGGAPISSQMRELEKGTHVVVGTPGRVIDLIERKKLILDEVNYVVLDEADEMLNMGFIDDIELILKSCNKERRMLLFSATMPDRILSLAKRYMGKFNMVQIAKQEITNINIDQSYFEVPDRDKFDALCRVLDIEEDFYGIIFCNTKAEVVEISNHLNDKGYTTDALHGDIQQNLREKVVKQFKTNKFGVLVATDVAARGIDISDLTHVINYGLPQDPESYVHRIGRTGRAGKLGKAIAIISPSEKRKLIFVERIAKSKMKKGKLPDANDMVKIKTRRLTEHIETIIGTEHYSEYMELAAQILGETEPQVIVAALIKHFAKDELNPKAYKQIKEAVKDEFGGRSDRFGSRDRRDDRGGRRDDRRSDTRRDSGRESAPRRRNTSSARLFFAKGRVDGMTPRLLLEELNNNAGIESRRIDDIRILDNFSFFATSSDDAEQILAVYKRNKGTGKPMVDRAREREDR; from the coding sequence ATGGAAGGATTTAGAGCCTTAGGATTAAGCGAAGACATTTTAGAAGCATTGGAAAAAAAAGGGTACGAAGTGCCCACACCCATTCAGGAACAAACAATACCACTTTTACTGAACGGTAATTTAGATATTGTAGGACAGGCACAGACCGGTACCGGCAAAACGGCTGCCTTCGGTTTGCCGATTTTAGAACGCTTTGACTCCACTCAAAGAAGTGTCCAGGCATTGGTGCTTGCACCTACCCGCGAATTGGCGATACAGACAGCGGAAGAAATTAAAAGTTTTAAAGGTTCCAAAAGAATCTGGATTACTACCGTATATGGTGGCGCACCCATCAGTTCACAGATGCGTGAATTGGAAAAGGGTACACATGTCGTGGTGGGAACTCCCGGCCGTGTGATTGACCTGATAGAACGCAAGAAGCTGATTCTGGATGAAGTCAACTATGTGGTGCTGGATGAAGCGGATGAAATGCTTAACATGGGATTCATCGATGATATTGAGCTGATTCTGAAATCATGCAATAAGGAGCGCAGAATGCTGCTGTTTTCCGCCACAATGCCGGACAGGATTTTATCACTGGCTAAACGCTATATGGGAAAATTCAACATGGTACAGATTGCCAAACAGGAAATTACCAATATCAATATCGACCAGTCTTATTTTGAAGTTCCGGATAGGGACAAATTTGATGCCCTGTGCCGTGTATTGGATATAGAAGAAGATTTTTACGGCATTATTTTCTGTAATACAAAAGCAGAAGTGGTGGAAATTTCCAATCACTTGAATGACAAAGGATATACCACAGATGCCTTGCATGGCGACATCCAGCAGAACCTGAGAGAAAAAGTGGTCAAACAATTTAAGACCAATAAATTTGGCGTATTGGTGGCGACGGATGTGGCAGCCCGAGGTATTGATATTTCAGACCTGACGCACGTAATCAACTACGGATTACCGCAGGATCCGGAAAGCTATGTGCACCGGATAGGACGTACGGGCCGTGCCGGTAAATTGGGTAAGGCTATCGCGATCATCTCCCCTTCTGAGAAAAGAAAGCTGATATTTGTCGAAAGGATTGCGAAATCCAAAATGAAAAAGGGCAAGTTGCCGGATGCAAACGATATGGTGAAGATTAAAACCCGTCGTCTGACAGAACATATTGAAACCATCATCGGGACAGAGCATTACAGTGAGTACATGGAACTGGCTGCACAGATCTTAGGAGAAACAGAACCACAGGTTATAGTGGCTGCCTTGATTAAGCATTTTGCAAAAGATGAATTAAATCCCAAAGCGTACAAACAAATTAAAGAAGCAGTTAAAGATGAATTTGGAGGCAGAAGCGATCGTTTTGGCAGCAGGGACAGAAGGGATGACAGAGGCGGCAGACGGGATGACAGAAGAAGTGACACCCGAAGGGATAGCGGCAGGGAAAGTGCACCTCGCAGAAGAAATACCTCCTCCGCACGCCTGTTCTTTGCAAAAGGCAGAGTCGATGGGATGACACCGCGTTTGTTGTTGGAAGAGCTGAACAATAATGCAGGTATTGAATCCAGAAGGATTGATGATATCAGAATACTGGATAATTTCTCCTTCTTTGCGACCAGCAGCGACGATGCGGAACAAATCTTGGCGGTGTACAAACGAAATAAAGGCACCGGCAAACCTATGGTTGACCGCGCCAGAGAAAGAGAAGACAGGTAG
- the radC gene encoding DNA repair protein RadC: protein MYPESTKLTIRHWAEEDRPREKLLLKGKLTLSDAELLAIIIGSGNAELSAVELARQVLSFVQNDLFELGKKSVADLMQFKGIGAAKAIAIIAALELGRRRAQAEVKPKDKIVSHRTAFEMLSPALSDLPHEEFWMICLNRNNRFISKHKISSGGISGTVADMKMIFNVAVRELASAIILCHNHPSGNLQPSEPDKQLTRKAVEAGKLLEVTVLDHIIIAHNDYYSFAEQLLL, encoded by the coding sequence ATGTATCCCGAATCCACCAAATTAACGATCAGGCACTGGGCAGAAGAAGACCGCCCACGTGAAAAATTACTTCTAAAAGGCAAACTAACTTTATCCGATGCGGAATTGTTAGCTATCATTATCGGTTCCGGTAATGCAGAACTGTCGGCCGTAGAATTAGCCAGGCAGGTATTGTCTTTCGTACAAAACGATTTGTTTGAACTGGGAAAGAAGTCCGTTGCTGATTTGATGCAGTTTAAAGGCATCGGAGCAGCCAAGGCGATAGCCATCATAGCAGCGCTGGAACTTGGAAGGAGAAGGGCGCAGGCAGAAGTAAAACCAAAAGACAAGATAGTTTCACATCGTACAGCGTTTGAAATGCTGTCGCCTGCTTTATCGGATTTGCCGCATGAAGAATTCTGGATGATATGCCTGAACCGGAATAACCGGTTTATCTCCAAGCATAAAATCAGCAGCGGTGGAATATCCGGCACGGTAGCGGATATGAAAATGATTTTTAATGTGGCGGTCAGGGAACTGGCAAGTGCCATTATTCTTTGTCACAACCATCCTTCCGGTAACCTTCAGCCGAGTGAGCCTGATAAGCAGCTAACGCGCAAAGCAGTAGAGGCAGGAAAGTTGCTGGAAGTGACGGTATTGGACCATATCATTATCGCGCATAATGATTACTACAGTTTTGCAGAGCAGTTGTTGCTTTAG
- a CDS encoding 30S ribosomal protein S20, producing MAHHKSAKKRIRQTTKRRLENRYYGKTTRNALRKFLGLSDKGEAEKTMPSLVAMVDKLAKRNQIHKNKAGHLKSEVMRHLNVLKK from the coding sequence ATGGCACATCATAAATCGGCTAAGAAAAGAATCAGACAAACCACGAAACGCAGACTGGAAAACCGTTATTACGGTAAGACGACCAGGAATGCCTTACGTAAATTTTTAGGATTATCTGATAAGGGCGAAGCGGAAAAAACCATGCCTTCTCTCGTGGCTATGGTAGATAAACTGGCTAAAAGAAATCAAATTCACAAAAACAAAGCGGGTCATTTGAAGTCTGAAGTAATGAGACATTTGAATGTGTTGAAAAAATAA
- a CDS encoding 2-oxoglutarate dehydrogenase E1 component: MDDFSILSNAHPGFIDAQYQDYQKDPKSIDPEWRKFFAGFDLAYKFGQNGKAIETDHTTVSTLTATGEVVSPKEFKVLKLISGYRNKGHLLANTNPLRPRRDRHADLELHYFGLNESDLETEFHAGKEIGIGKAKLSTIIDRLKQIYCRTIGWEYNYVLNRDERAWLREQIEHGYIAYQHPIEKKKRILSKLNESEVLEKFLGTKYIGQKRFSLEGGESTIPALDAMFNVAANHGVQEVVIGMAHRGRLNVLCNIVGKTYEQVFSEFEGIAPNDFSSGTGDVKYHLGYSSQYETMDGKEVYIKLLPNPSHLEAVNPVVQGFCRAKADAIYNSDYDRILPITIHGDSAVAGQGIVYEVLQMQSLKGYTVGGTIHFVINNQIGFTTDFDDARTSNYCTSIASAIQAPVFHVNGDDVECVTYVAELAAEYRQRFNKDIFVDMVCYRKWGHNEGDDPSYTQPQMYKIIKDHTGVRDLYQKKLYDWGVAEAEFAKKMEEEFWAELQARLNDYKQQEKKYKPQSTELAWQALRKAGLEDFEYSLETKISKDDLVKIIKALVRVPEGFRPLKKIQQYLDQRRIMMRENNTVDWAAAELMAYGSILLEGKDVRLSGEDVKRGTFSHRHACLYDEVTNEEYNRLNHIAEDGKQGTFHIYNSHLSEYGVLGFEFGYSLPSPAPLTIWEAQFGDFDNGAQIIIDQFIASCETKWNRQSGLVLLLPHGYEGAGPEHSSARLERFLQLCGELNMVVTNITSPANFFHALRRQLTWSFRKPMINMSPKSLLRHPKCIDSISKIYEGKFQEVIDDDGTDEAGNVKKVLFCTGKIYYDLLAKKEADGRRDVAIVRLEQLYPVADKQLDAIIKKYNKASFHWVQEEPINMGAYSFLLLNYNKAKYLQCIARPQASSPATGFSKLHEKEQKALVELAFG, encoded by the coding sequence ATGGACGATTTTTCGATACTTTCCAATGCACACCCCGGCTTTATTGACGCTCAATACCAAGATTACCAAAAAGACCCCAAGTCAATTGATCCGGAATGGCGTAAATTCTTTGCAGGCTTTGATTTAGCCTATAAATTCGGGCAGAATGGCAAAGCGATTGAAACGGACCATACAACCGTTTCCACACTCACCGCAACGGGAGAAGTGGTTTCTCCTAAGGAATTTAAAGTATTAAAACTTATCAGTGGCTACCGCAATAAAGGACACCTGCTGGCCAATACCAATCCGCTGCGCCCCAGAAGAGACCGCCATGCCGATCTTGAACTGCATTACTTCGGCTTGAATGAATCAGATCTGGAAACGGAGTTCCATGCCGGTAAGGAAATAGGAATCGGCAAAGCGAAACTGAGTACTATCATAGACAGATTGAAACAAATATACTGCCGCACCATCGGATGGGAATACAACTATGTCTTGAACCGCGACGAAAGAGCCTGGCTTCGAGAACAAATCGAACATGGCTACATCGCCTACCAGCATCCCATAGAAAAGAAAAAAAGAATTCTTTCCAAACTCAACGAAAGTGAAGTTCTGGAGAAATTCTTAGGAACAAAGTATATTGGCCAAAAACGGTTCTCACTGGAAGGCGGTGAATCCACCATCCCGGCCCTGGATGCCATGTTTAACGTAGCAGCCAATCACGGAGTTCAGGAAGTGGTGATTGGCATGGCGCATCGCGGCCGGTTGAATGTGTTGTGTAATATTGTCGGTAAGACCTACGAACAGGTGTTTTCTGAATTTGAGGGTATTGCCCCGAACGATTTCTCTTCCGGCACCGGTGACGTAAAATACCATTTGGGATATTCATCCCAGTATGAAACGATGGATGGAAAAGAAGTCTATATCAAGTTACTTCCGAATCCATCCCACCTGGAAGCGGTCAATCCTGTTGTACAGGGATTTTGCAGAGCAAAGGCAGATGCCATCTACAACTCCGATTACGACAGAATCCTGCCCATTACCATTCACGGCGACTCAGCTGTGGCAGGACAAGGCATCGTATATGAAGTGCTGCAAATGCAGTCGCTAAAAGGTTATACCGTTGGCGGCACCATTCATTTTGTCATCAACAACCAGATTGGTTTCACCACCGACTTTGATGATGCACGTACATCCAACTATTGCACATCCATTGCATCTGCGATTCAGGCACCTGTATTTCACGTTAACGGCGATGATGTGGAATGCGTTACTTATGTAGCGGAATTGGCGGCAGAATACCGTCAGCGGTTTAATAAGGATATTTTTGTAGATATGGTTTGCTACAGGAAATGGGGACACAATGAAGGGGATGACCCATCATACACCCAACCGCAGATGTATAAGATCATAAAGGACCATACCGGCGTACGCGATTTATATCAGAAAAAACTCTATGACTGGGGTGTGGCGGAGGCTGAGTTTGCAAAAAAAATGGAAGAGGAATTTTGGGCTGAACTGCAGGCAAGATTGAACGATTACAAACAACAGGAAAAAAAATACAAGCCGCAATCCACGGAACTGGCCTGGCAGGCCTTGCGTAAAGCCGGACTGGAAGATTTTGAATACTCGCTGGAAACTAAAATATCCAAAGACGACTTGGTAAAAATCATCAAGGCGCTGGTAAGAGTGCCGGAAGGATTCCGTCCGCTGAAAAAAATCCAGCAATACCTGGACCAGAGACGCATCATGATGCGAGAAAATAATACGGTAGACTGGGCCGCCGCAGAGTTGATGGCGTATGGCTCCATACTGCTGGAAGGAAAAGATGTAAGGCTGAGCGGAGAAGATGTGAAACGCGGTACTTTCTCTCATCGTCATGCCTGTTTGTATGATGAAGTGACCAATGAAGAATACAACCGGTTGAATCATATTGCCGAAGATGGAAAACAAGGTACCTTTCATATCTATAATTCCCACTTGTCGGAATACGGAGTATTGGGATTCGAGTTTGGCTATTCACTGCCTTCCCCGGCGCCGCTCACGATTTGGGAAGCGCAGTTCGGCGACTTTGACAATGGTGCGCAGATTATCATCGACCAGTTCATCGCTTCCTGCGAAACGAAATGGAACCGCCAGAGCGGTTTGGTATTATTACTGCCTCATGGTTATGAAGGCGCAGGACCGGAACACAGTTCTGCGCGTTTAGAACGTTTCCTGCAGTTGTGCGGCGAGTTGAACATGGTCGTGACGAACATCACCTCTCCGGCGAACTTTTTTCATGCATTACGCAGACAATTGACCTGGTCATTCAGAAAGCCGATGATTAACATGTCGCCGAAATCGTTGTTACGGCATCCAAAATGCATCGATTCCATTTCGAAGATTTACGAAGGTAAATTTCAGGAAGTGATAGATGATGATGGCACGGATGAAGCCGGTAATGTAAAAAAAGTATTGTTCTGCACCGGAAAAATCTATTACGACTTGCTGGCGAAGAAAGAAGCGGATGGCCGAAGGGATGTTGCTATTGTGCGCTTAGAGCAATTGTATCCTGTGGCAGACAAACAATTGGATGCCATCATCAAAAAATACAACAAGGCCAGTTTCCATTGGGTGCAGGAAGAACCCATTAACATGGGTGCTTACTCATTCCTTTTATTAAATTACAATAAAGCTAAATATTTACAATGTATTGCCCGGCCACAGGCTTCATCTCCTGCCACCGGATTCAGCAAGCTGCACGAGAAAGAACAGAAAGCACTGGTAGAACTGGCGTTTGGATAA
- the odhB gene encoding 2-oxoglutarate dehydrogenase complex dihydrolipoyllysine-residue succinyltransferase → MSKVEIKVPTVGESVTEVTLAAWLVEDGVYVKLDQPLAEFESDKATFEMPAEVSGVITRVAKEGDDIKIGGLVAYIDTDAIAPEKPAVLSPQTSVDSPQKKEENLSSVDGQQSIVTEKIESDKKETIDNELSTIDQKTYASGTPSPSAKEILEEKGIETTEIKGTGVDGRITKEDALKAEQSTVDSRQSTDKKTEIAKETANLGLWTLDKFSRSERVEKMTRMRKTISRRLVAVKNETAMLTTFNEVDMTRIHQIRDQYKKTFEEKNGIGLGFMSFFTKACALALQKFPAINAYIDDENIIYHDFCDISIAVSTPKGLVVPVIRNAESLSFAGIEKEVKRLALLGRDGNLSMEDMEGGTFTITNGGVFGSLMSTPIINQPQSAILGMHKIQDRPMAINGKVEIRPMMYLALSYDHRIVDGKESVGFLVMVKDFLENPEKMLTGSDPVKALLEL, encoded by the coding sequence ATGAGCAAAGTAGAAATAAAAGTACCAACCGTTGGCGAATCCGTTACAGAAGTAACGCTGGCAGCCTGGTTAGTGGAAGATGGTGTCTATGTAAAGCTGGATCAGCCGCTGGCAGAATTTGAATCCGATAAAGCTACCTTTGAAATGCCTGCCGAAGTATCAGGCGTCATTACCCGCGTGGCAAAGGAAGGTGATGACATTAAAATTGGCGGACTGGTTGCCTATATTGATACGGATGCAATTGCACCGGAAAAGCCGGCAGTGCTTAGTCCACAGACATCAGTTGACAGTCCACAGAAAAAAGAAGAAAATCTGTCCTCAGTCGATGGTCAGCAGTCAATAGTGACGGAGAAAATTGAGTCCGATAAAAAAGAAACTATTGACAATGAGCTATCAACCATTGACCAAAAAACTTACGCCTCCGGAACACCTTCCCCATCCGCTAAAGAAATACTGGAAGAAAAAGGAATAGAAACCACTGAAATAAAAGGCACCGGTGTGGATGGAAGAATTACGAAGGAAGATGCGCTAAAAGCAGAACAGTCGACAGTCGATAGTCGACAGTCGACAGACAAAAAAACAGAAATAGCTAAAGAAACGGCGAACCTTGGGCTGTGGACCTTGGACAAATTTTCGCGTAGCGAACGTGTAGAAAAAATGACGCGTATGCGTAAAACCATCTCTCGTCGTTTGGTTGCAGTGAAAAATGAAACTGCGATGTTAACGACATTCAACGAAGTGGATATGACTCGCATTCACCAGATTCGCGACCAATACAAAAAAACCTTTGAGGAAAAGAACGGCATTGGGCTGGGCTTCATGTCTTTTTTCACCAAGGCGTGCGCACTGGCCTTACAAAAGTTTCCAGCCATCAATGCCTATATCGATGATGAGAACATCATCTACCATGATTTCTGCGATATTTCCATTGCCGTATCGACTCCTAAAGGATTGGTGGTTCCCGTTATACGGAATGCGGAAAGCTTATCGTTTGCCGGGATTGAAAAAGAAGTGAAACGCCTGGCATTACTGGGCAGGGACGGAAATCTGTCAATGGAAGATATGGAGGGCGGCACCTTCACCATCACCAACGGCGGTGTGTTCGGCTCACTGATGAGTACCCCCATCATCAATCAGCCGCAAAGTGCCATTTTAGGGATGCATAAAATTCAGGACAGACCCATGGCCATCAACGGTAAAGTGGAAATACGCCCCATGATGTACCTGGCATTGTCGTATGACCACCGAATCGTAGACGGAAAGGAAAGCGTAGGTTTTTTAGTGATGGTCAAAGACTTTCTGGAAAATCCGGAAAAGATGCTGACAGGCAGCGATCCGGTAAAAGCGCTGTTAGAATTATAA
- the lpdA gene encoding dihydrolipoyl dehydrogenase, whose protein sequence is MTQHDITIIGSGPGGYVAAIRCAQLGFNTAIIEKYNTLGGTCLNVGCIPSKALLDSSEHYHNAMHTFREHGIEIPSATVNFQQMISRKAKVVETTSGGIDYLMKKNKVTVYRGQGSFINNTTIAVKKADGSEDQIETKYAIIATGSKPSTLPFLPIDKKRIITSTEALALPELPKSMVIIGGGVIGLELGSVYQRLGTQVSVVEFMDKIIPAMDDDLGKELQRSLKKLGIKFHLSHKVTGAVNNGDSVTVTALDKKDEEIKIQADYCLVAIGRKAYTDGLELENIGITPNQRGQIEVNDHLQTIVPNVYAVGDVIRGAMLAHKAEEEGVLVAEIIAGQKPHIDYNLIPGVVYTWPEVASVGQTENQLKENGIAYKVGSFPMRALGRSRASMDIDGLIKVLADADTDEILGVHMIGARAADMIAEAVVAMEFRASAEDIGRISHAHPTYTEAFKEAALAATENRALHV, encoded by the coding sequence ATGACACAACACGATATCACTATTATAGGCAGCGGTCCCGGCGGATATGTGGCAGCCATTCGTTGCGCACAATTAGGATTTAATACCGCCATCATAGAAAAATATAACACACTGGGCGGTACCTGTTTGAATGTCGGATGCATTCCGTCCAAGGCATTGCTGGATTCTTCCGAACATTATCATAATGCCATGCATACGTTCAGGGAGCATGGCATCGAAATCCCTTCTGCAACAGTCAATTTCCAGCAGATGATTTCCCGGAAAGCCAAAGTGGTGGAAACCACCAGCGGCGGAATCGATTACCTGATGAAGAAAAATAAGGTGACGGTGTACCGTGGACAGGGTTCTTTCATTAACAACACAACCATTGCCGTTAAGAAAGCAGACGGATCGGAAGATCAGATTGAAACGAAATATGCCATCATTGCTACCGGCTCCAAACCATCCACTCTGCCGTTCTTACCTATCGATAAAAAAAGAATCATCACTTCCACAGAAGCGCTGGCATTGCCGGAATTGCCAAAATCCATGGTGATTATCGGCGGCGGTGTCATTGGACTGGAATTGGGCTCCGTGTATCAGCGCCTCGGAACTCAGGTTTCCGTAGTAGAATTTATGGATAAAATCATTCCTGCCATGGATGATGACTTGGGCAAAGAACTGCAGCGTTCACTGAAGAAACTCGGCATTAAATTTCACCTGTCACACAAGGTGACGGGCGCGGTCAATAACGGCGATTCGGTAACGGTAACGGCACTGGATAAAAAAGACGAGGAAATAAAAATCCAAGCGGATTATTGCCTGGTGGCAATTGGCAGAAAAGCCTATACCGATGGGTTAGAATTGGAAAATATAGGCATCACACCCAACCAACGCGGACAGATAGAGGTGAATGACCATCTGCAGACCATTGTACCTAATGTTTATGCCGTTGGTGATGTGATACGCGGCGCGATGCTGGCGCATAAGGCGGAAGAGGAAGGTGTGCTGGTGGCTGAAATCATTGCCGGACAAAAACCGCATATCGACTACAACTTAATTCCGGGCGTGGTATATACGTGGCCGGAGGTGGCGAGCGTAGGACAAACGGAAAACCAACTGAAAGAAAACGGCATTGCCTATAAGGTTGGCTCCTTCCCAATGCGTGCATTGGGGCGTTCCCGTGCCAGTATGGATATCGATGGCTTGATAAAGGTGTTGGCGGATGCCGATACAGATGAAATATTGGGCGTACACATGATTGGTGCGCGTGCTGCCGATATGATAGCAGAGGCTGTAGTAGCCATGGAATTCCGTGCCAGTGCGGAAGACATCGGGCGCATCTCCCACGCGCATCCAACCTATACCGAAGCATTTAAAGAAGCGGCATTGGCAGCTACGGAAAACAGGGCGCTGCATGTTTGA
- a CDS encoding DUF1569 domain-containing protein has product MALPNMYAISVADDFISRINKLTPETSAKWGKMNVSQMLAHCCVTYEYIFEERSDRPNFFLKLMLKTMVKSKVVSETPYTQNGPTGPAFIIADVRDFQKEKTRLLNYICKVTERGAAFFEGKESVSFGELTSHEWNNMMYKHLDHHLRQFGV; this is encoded by the coding sequence ATGGCCTTACCAAATATGTATGCTATTTCTGTTGCAGATGATTTCATCAGCAGAATAAACAAATTAACACCTGAAACATCCGCAAAATGGGGCAAGATGAATGTCTCTCAGATGCTGGCACATTGCTGTGTAACATATGAATATATTTTTGAGGAACGCTCAGACAGGCCAAACTTCTTCCTGAAGCTGATGCTGAAAACAATGGTAAAAAGTAAAGTGGTCAGTGAAACACCGTACACGCAAAACGGACCTACAGGCCCTGCTTTCATTATTGCCGATGTCAGAGATTTTCAAAAAGAAAAGACACGTTTACTTAACTACATCTGTAAAGTGACGGAAAGAGGCGCAGCTTTCTTTGAAGGGAAAGAATCGGTATCTTTTGGCGAACTCACATCTCATGAGTGGAATAACATGATGTATAAACACCTCGATCATCACCTCAGACAGTTTGGGGTATAA
- the moeB gene encoding molybdopterin-synthase adenylyltransferase MoeB: protein MNAPDSILSQDEQQRYARQIAIPAVGWQGQEKLKKASVLVIGCGGLGCPLLQYLTAAGIGTIGIADDDIVSLSNLQRQILFTQEDIGKQKVEVAKHRLAQLNPQVKIEIFTERLTSKNALRLFADYDIICDGTDNFPTRYLVNDACVLSNKINVFAAVNRFDGQVSVFNHQSKINYRDLFPHPPNPDEVQNCAEAGVLGTMCGIVASIQANEVIKLILGIGDTLDGKLLRIDGLSLNQSVFTISKNSNIIIDTLIDYEHFCNMQRQPAVKEITADELRKMIENKQDFQLIDVRELHEHELQHIGGELMPMQSILSNQHMISKEKKVVMFCKSGLRSANVIRYLEKEGYSNLYNLQGGIDQFLK, encoded by the coding sequence ATGAACGCTCCGGACTCCATACTATCTCAGGATGAACAGCAGCGCTATGCAAGACAGATAGCTATACCGGCAGTTGGATGGCAGGGACAGGAGAAATTAAAAAAAGCAAGCGTCCTGGTCATTGGCTGCGGAGGCCTGGGGTGTCCTTTGCTGCAATATTTAACGGCCGCCGGTATTGGTACGATTGGTATCGCAGACGATGATATTGTTTCACTGTCGAATTTGCAGCGGCAGATATTATTTACACAAGAAGATATCGGAAAACAGAAAGTGGAGGTGGCAAAACATAGATTAGCGCAACTCAATCCGCAGGTGAAAATAGAGATATTTACGGAGCGTTTGACTTCAAAGAATGCATTGAGGTTGTTCGCCGATTATGATATTATTTGTGACGGAACGGATAATTTTCCCACCCGTTATCTGGTGAACGACGCTTGTGTACTGTCCAATAAAATAAATGTGTTTGCCGCTGTCAATCGGTTCGATGGGCAGGTTTCGGTATTTAATCACCAATCAAAAATTAATTACAGGGATTTATTTCCACATCCGCCCAATCCGGATGAAGTACAGAACTGTGCCGAAGCCGGTGTGCTGGGCACTATGTGCGGAATCGTTGCCTCCATACAGGCTAATGAAGTCATAAAACTGATTTTAGGAATAGGCGATACCCTGGATGGAAAATTGCTGAGGATAGATGGATTATCTTTGAACCAGTCAGTTTTTACAATTTCTAAGAATTCAAATATCATTATTGATACATTAATCGATTATGAACACTTTTGTAATATGCAACGGCAGCCGGCTGTAAAAGAAATTACGGCAGATGAACTCCGGAAAATGATAGAGAACAAGCAGGACTTTCAACTAATAGATGTACGGGAGCTTCATGAACATGAATTGCAGCATATTGGCGGGGAATTAATGCCCATGCAATCCATTTTGTCCAATCAGCATATGATTTCCAAAGAAAAAAAAGTGGTGATGTTTTGCAAATCCGGTTTGCGGAGCGCCAATGTTATCCGTTATCTGGAAAAAGAAGGGTATTCTAATTTATATAACTTACAAGGCGGGATAGATCAGTTCTTGAAATAA
- the pyrF gene encoding orotidine-5'-phosphate decarboxylase, with protein MTRKQLIQQIKSKKSYLCVGLDTDIARIPPHLLKYKNPILEFNKQIIEATQDVCVAYKPNLAFYEMYGAKGWETLDKTMQLIPDSNFKIADAKRGDIGNTSNMYAKAFLENMNFDAITIAPYMGEDSIKPFLEIKNKWVIVLGLTSNKGSRDFQFLQSGKKPLYQKVIEKCMQFGTPENMMFVIGATHEEIFKAIRQFCPDHFLLVPGVGAQGGDLQKLSQFGLNKDIGLLVNATRSVIYAGNGKDFAEKARAEALRMNQIMKTFL; from the coding sequence ATGACCAGAAAACAACTCATTCAGCAGATTAAAAGTAAAAAATCGTATTTGTGTGTCGGGCTCGATACCGATATCGCCAGGATTCCCCCTCATCTGCTGAAATATAAGAACCCGATACTGGAATTCAATAAGCAGATCATAGAAGCCACGCAGGATGTCTGTGTAGCCTATAAACCCAATCTGGCCTTTTATGAAATGTACGGCGCTAAAGGATGGGAGACATTGGATAAAACGATGCAGCTGATACCCGATTCCAATTTCAAGATTGCAGATGCAAAACGCGGAGATATTGGCAATACGTCCAATATGTATGCAAAGGCATTTTTGGAGAATATGAACTTCGATGCGATTACCATTGCTCCCTATATGGGCGAAGATTCCATTAAACCGTTTCTGGAGATCAAAAACAAATGGGTGATTGTGCTGGGGCTGACATCCAATAAGGGTTCCCGGGATTTCCAATTCCTTCAATCCGGTAAGAAACCGCTTTACCAGAAAGTGATAGAGAAATGCATGCAATTTGGCACACCTGAAAATATGATGTTTGTAATCGGTGCCACACACGAAGAGATATTTAAAGCGATTCGTCAGTTTTGCCCGGATCATTTCTTACTGGTGCCCGGCGTGGGTGCCCAGGGCGGAGATTTGCAGAAGTTGTCACAATTCGGCTTGAACAAGGATATCGGCTTGCTGGTGAATGCCACACGCAGTGTCATTTATGCCGGCAATGGAAAAGATTTTGCAGAAAAGGCCCGTGCGGAAGCCCTTCGCATGAATCAGATCATGAAGACATTTCTGTAA